The following coding sequences lie in one Mycobacterium gordonae genomic window:
- a CDS encoding adenylate/guanylate cyclase domain-containing protein, producing MSDEEVPVTSTAQRLGRFLERLTHQSGRPNPPVYGSWILGHASESQSRRQLRIKRIVNLYTLQANLTGIVVTTLILTLAFPKPNIYRDAPRWLTFGVLPAYATLALTFGTFWISRRIIAAATRWVIEQREPSGDDARNVLLAPFRVSVVHIAMWGLGAVVLAVLYGMSNRLFIPITLVTGTISGVLVATNTYLFTEFALRPFAAQALEAERKSPRIAPGIMGRTMTVWTLGSGAPLAGIAGLALFALLVQDLTETQLGVAVLIVSVAALVFGFLVMWIMSWLTATPVRVVRTALKRVEDGDLPGDLMVFDGTELGELQRGFNAMVKGLRERERLRDLFGRHVGREVAAAAERELPKLGGEERHVAVVFIDIIGSTQLVRSQPPAEVVHVLNQFFTIIVDEVDRNCGLVNKFEGDAALAIFGAPIRLDRPEEAALAAARTISERLAHEMPECKAGIGVAAGQVVAGNVGAHERFEYTVIGGPVHEAARLCELAKSHPGRLLTSSTTLQNTSENECGRWLLAETVTLRSHHEPIQLAHPR from the coding sequence ATGTCGGACGAAGAGGTCCCAGTAACAAGCACCGCCCAGCGCCTGGGCCGGTTCCTCGAGAGGCTGACCCATCAGAGCGGCCGGCCGAACCCCCCCGTCTATGGTTCTTGGATACTCGGGCACGCCTCCGAAAGCCAGTCGCGCCGGCAGTTGCGCATCAAGCGCATCGTCAACCTCTACACCCTGCAGGCAAATCTGACCGGCATCGTGGTCACTACACTGATACTGACTCTCGCGTTTCCCAAGCCCAATATCTACCGAGACGCACCGCGATGGCTGACCTTCGGCGTCCTTCCCGCGTACGCCACCCTTGCGTTGACCTTCGGTACCTTCTGGATCAGCCGTCGCATCATCGCGGCGGCTACCCGGTGGGTGATCGAACAACGGGAACCCAGTGGCGACGACGCCCGCAACGTCCTGCTTGCACCCTTCCGGGTGTCGGTCGTCCACATCGCGATGTGGGGACTCGGGGCTGTCGTCCTGGCGGTGCTGTACGGCATGTCGAACCGTCTGTTCATCCCGATAACCCTGGTCACGGGCACGATCAGCGGGGTTCTCGTGGCCACCAACACCTACCTGTTCACCGAGTTCGCGCTGCGCCCCTTCGCCGCGCAGGCACTGGAAGCCGAGCGCAAGTCACCACGAATCGCGCCGGGCATCATGGGCCGGACGATGACGGTGTGGACCCTAGGCTCTGGGGCACCGCTCGCCGGCATCGCCGGTCTGGCCCTTTTCGCATTGCTGGTCCAAGACCTCACCGAAACCCAACTCGGCGTCGCCGTGCTGATCGTGTCGGTGGCCGCGCTGGTCTTCGGCTTCCTGGTGATGTGGATTATGTCGTGGCTAACCGCGACACCCGTTCGGGTGGTGCGCACCGCGCTCAAACGCGTCGAGGACGGCGACCTGCCCGGCGACCTGATGGTGTTCGACGGGACCGAACTCGGGGAACTGCAGCGTGGTTTCAACGCCATGGTCAAAGGTCTACGCGAACGCGAACGGCTGCGAGACCTGTTCGGCCGTCACGTCGGTCGCGAGGTCGCCGCTGCCGCCGAGCGCGAGTTGCCCAAGCTGGGTGGCGAGGAGCGTCACGTCGCCGTTGTATTCATCGACATCATCGGCTCCACCCAATTGGTCCGCAGCCAACCGCCCGCCGAGGTGGTTCACGTGCTCAACCAGTTCTTCACCATCATCGTCGACGAGGTCGACCGAAACTGCGGACTGGTAAACAAGTTTGAAGGTGACGCGGCGCTGGCGATCTTCGGCGCTCCCATTCGGCTCGACCGTCCCGAGGAGGCGGCATTGGCCGCTGCCCGGACGATATCGGAGCGGCTGGCCCACGAGATGCCCGAGTGCAAGGCCGGGATCGGCGTCGCGGCCGGGCAGGTAGTCGCGGGCAACGTCGGAGCCCACGAGCGGTTCGAATACACCGTGATCGGCGGGCCGGTCCACGAGGCGGCCCGGCTGTGTGAACTGGCGAAGTCACATCCCGGCAGATTGCTGACGAGCTCGACGACGCTGCAGAACACAAGCGAGAATGAATGTGGGCGTTGGCTTTTGGCTGAGACAGTGACACTGCGCAGCCACCACGAACCCATTCAGCTTGCCCATCCCCGCTGA